One genomic region from Diabrotica undecimpunctata isolate CICGRU chromosome 9, icDiaUnde3, whole genome shotgun sequence encodes:
- the LOC140450575 gene encoding ATP-dependent DNA helicase pif1-like — translation MILLSGDFRQILPVIPRSTTNMRVTLLNDTSAEDFSEQLLTIGNGQVPVDESTGLISFPNNFCNFVSSKDELINNVFPNIISNYKNNEWLSERAILAAKNKDVDDLNYIIQNKIIGTMHSFKSIDCVTNEDEATNYPIEFLNSLDVPGLPPHNLRLKVGSVVIMLRNINQPKLCNGTRLVVSKLMNNVIYATIMIGKFKGEEVLIPRIPMIPTDMPFEFKRLQFPIRLAFAMAINKSQGQSLKVCGLNLEHSCFSHGQLYVACSRVGRPSALFVFAPDNKTKNVVYHKVLK, via the coding sequence ATGATTTTACTGTCTGGCGATTTCCGCCAAATACTGCCAGTAATTCCAAGATCTACAACAAACATGAGAGTTACATTGCTTAATGATACATCTGCTGAAGATTTCTCGGAGCAATTGCTGACTATCGGTAATGGTCAAGTACCTGTCGATGAATCGACCGGATTAATATCATTTCCAAataatttctgtaattttgtCTCATCAAAAGACGAACTTATCAACAATgtatttccaaatattatttctaactacaaaaataatgaatGGTTGAGTGAGCGAGCAATTTTAGCGGCTAAGAATAAAGATGTAGATGACCTGAActacataattcaaaataagatCATTGGAACAATGCATTCATTCAAATCTATTGACTGTGTCACAAATGAAGATGAAGCCACCAACTatccaattgaatttttaaactctttgGACGTGCCTGGCTTACCACCGCACAATTTACGCCTAAAGGTTGGCTCCGTAGTAATCATGCTTCGAAACATAAACCAACCAAAACTGTGCAACGGTACGCGTTTGGTGGTTAGTAAATTGATGAACAATGTAATTTACGCTACGATAATGATAGGAAAATTCAAAGGTGAGGAAGTTCTCATTCCGAGGATCCCGATGATCCCAACCGATATGCCGTTTGAATTTAAAAGACTTCAATTTCCGATACGTCTTGCATTTGCCATGGCCATCAACAAATCACAAGGCCAATCCTTAAAAGTTTGTGGTTTAAATCTAGAACATTCATGTTTTTCCCATGGTCAATTATACGTGGCATGTTCACGGGTCGGAAGACCATCTGCGTTGTTTGTTTTTGCGcctgataataaaacaaaaaatgtcgtGTATCACAAGGTACTTAAGTGA
- the LOC140450576 gene encoding uncharacterized protein has product MARLRASQSREQSEAARETAGLAMQNRRANNRRQQIDNLRRRTRYLADLNRAEFRYDCSNDYSLHPSVCTGQMDVVCEYCGALKFSGETPGLCCLNGKVKLPVLTPPHEPLLCKSALERIPNDDYKVVIKADKRPSGTHERTFNAPTVDEVATLIVGEQLEKRDIVLTRRDTGQLQQISETHQSYDALQYPLMFWQGEDGYYFNIKMINPLNGEETTKKVSSMNYYAYRLMIRQNADNYLLRFSRLFQQYCVDMYVKIETERLTFIRLNQAKLRSEEYIHLRDAVSTEGNAANIARLTILPATYIGSPRHMHEYARDAMTYVRHYGRPDLFITFTCNPKWIEITQLLLPGQTSNDRHDITARIFRQKIRSLMNFIVKQRVFGDTRCWMYSIEWQKRGLPHAHILIWLVERIQPNQIDDIICAEIPDHEVDPDLHDVVTTNMIYGPCGAINPQSPYMVNGKCSKRYPRKLTAETVTGNDGYPLYRRRSPDDNGRTVTTKVKIMDFVVDNSWIVPYSSLISKTFKTHCNVEYCNSVKSIKYICKYVTKGSDMAVFGLQSSNTNDEISRYQVGRYVNCNEAIWRIFAFPIHERHPSVIHLAVHLENGQRVYFTASNATQRAETPPATTLTSFFAICQSDQFARTLLYSEMPRYYTWNASSKNFQRRKQGDAVSGYPDVRSSDALGRMYTVHPKNDECFYLRLLLVNVRGPTSFETLRTVNGVIFPTYRAACEELNLLENDTDWDTTIAEAIISASPSQIRTLFAIIISTCFPSNPCNLWHKYKDSMSEDILHQSRVSSRNHDIEMNEEIHNRALLLIEDMCYLMCGNLLIRLGMPAPNREMNGAFNRELEREHEYDHQELDLVVQSNVPLLNYQQKKVYDTLIKAIADENGGLYFLDAPGGTGKTFLMSLVLATVRARSNIAVAVASSGIAATLLKGCRMAHSAFKLPLNLQTIEEPTCNIAKHSAMAKVLAASKIIIWDECTMAHKRALEALNRTLKD; this is encoded by the exons ATGGCTCGACTTCGTGCTTCTCAATCACGAGAGCAAAGTGAAGCAGCCCGTGAAACAGCTGGGTTGGCAATGCAGAATCGTCGAGCGAACAACAGAAGGCAACAAATAGATAATTTGCGACGCAGAACAAGATATTTAGCTGATTTGAATCGAGCAGAGTTTCGATACGATTGCAGCAATGATTACAGCTTGCATCCTAGCGTTTGCACTGGGCAAATGGACGTTGTTTGCGAGTATTGTGGTGCATTAAAGTTTTCCGGAGAAACGCCTGGATTATGCTGCCTTAATGGTAAAGTGAAATTGCCAGTGTTGACTCCGCCACATGAGCCATT GTTGTGTAAGAGTGCTTTAGAGCGCATTCCAAATGATGACTATAAAGTTGTCATCAAAGCAGATAAACGACCATCTGGAACACACGAACGCACATTTAATGCTCCAACAGTAGACGAAGTTGCCACCCTGATTGTTGGTGAACAATTGGAAAAACGCGATATTGTGCTTACACGTCGCGATACTGGGCAACTGCAACAAATATCTGAAACTCATCAATCATATGACGCATTGCAATACCCACTGATGTTTTGGCAAGGAGAAGAtggatattattttaatattaaaatgataAATCCATTGAATG gtGAAGAAACTACAAAGAAAGTTAGCTCAATGAATTATTATGCATATCGTTTGATGATTCGTCAAAATGCTGACAACTATTTGCTGCGGTTTAGTCGATTGTTTCAGCAGTATTGCGTTGACATGTATGTAAAAATAGAAACGGAACGTTTAACATTTATTAGGTTGAACCAAGCCAAACTGCGTTCTGAGGAGTACATCCATTTACGTGATGCAGTTAGTACTGAAGGAAATGCAGCTAATATTGCTCGATTAACTATTCTGCCGGCGACGTACATTGGTAGCCCACGTCATATGCATGAATATGCACGAGATGCAATGACATATGTTCGTCATTACGGCCGGCCAGATCTCTTTATTACTTTTACCTGTAATCCAAAATGGATAGAAATTACTCAATTGCTGCTTCCCGGACAAACATCAAATGATAGACACGACATCACAGCACGTATATTCAGGCAAAAAATTCGGTCCCTGATGAACTTTATTGTTAAACAACGCGTCTTTGGAGACACTCGATGCTGGATGTATTCAATCGAATGGCAAAAGCGAGGCCTGCCGCACGCACACATTCTTATTTGGTTAGTGGAAAGAATTCAGCCTAACCAAATAGATGATATCATATGTGCCGAGATTCCTGATCATGAAGTCGATCCAGACCTACATGATGTTGTTACTACTAATATGATTTATGGACCGTGTGGTGCCATCAATCCCCAATCACCTTACATGGTCAATGGAAAGTGCTCTAAACGATATCCACGGAAATTAACGGCGGAGACTGTCACTGGCAACGATGGGTATCCGCTGTATCGGCGTCGATCACCAGATGACAACGGTCGAACTGTCACAACGAAAGTGAAAATAATGGATTTCGTTGTCGACAACAGTTGGATTGTTCCATATTCGTCACTTATTTCTAAAACGTTCAAGACACATTGCAACGTTGAATACTGCAATTCAGTTaagtccataaaatatatttgcaaatatgtCACGAAAGGCAGTGATATGGCGGTTTTTGGATTGCAATCCTCAAATACCAACGATGAAATTTCACGCTATCAAGTTGGTCGTTATGTGAACTGTAATGAAGCGATTTGGCGTATATTCGCATTTCCAATTCACGAACGTCATCCTTCTGTTATACATTTGGCGGTGCATCTGGAGAATGGTCAACGAGTATATTTCACGGCTTCGAATGCTACGCAACGTGCTGAAACACCTCCAGCAACGACATTGACCAGTTTTTTTGCAATCTGCCAAAGCGATCAGTTTGCACGAACTTTGCTTTACTCGGAGATGCCACGTTATTATACTTGGAATGCTTCATCCAAGAATTTTCAAAGACGGAAGCAAGGTGATGCGGTTTCTGGGTATCCAGATGTGCGTTCTAGTGATGCTCTTGGTCGTATGTATACAGTTCATCCAAAGAATGATGAATGTTTCTATTTGCGGTTGTTGCTGGTAAATGTGCGTGGGCCAACTTCATTTGAGACACTACGAACTGTTAATGGTGTAATATTCCCAACATATCGTGCTGCATGTGAAGAATTGAACTTATTAGAAAACGATACCGATTGGGATACGACAATCGCTGAAGCCATTATCTCTGCATCTCCAAGTCAGATACGCACATTATTCGCTAtcataatttcgacatgttttccaTCAAACCCATGTAACCTGTGGCACAAATACAAGGATAGTATGTCAGAAGATATTTTACATCAAAGTCGTGTCAGTTCCAGAAATCACGATATTGAGATGAATGAGGAGATACATAATCGTGCTTTACTCTTAATCGAAGATATGTGTTACCTCATGTGCGGTAATTTATTAATCAGGTTAGGAATGCCAGCGCCAAATCGTGAAATGAATGGCGCATTTAATCGAGAATTGGAACGGGAACATGAATATGATCACCAGGAATTAGATTTAGTAGTTCAAAGCAATGTACCCCTGTTGAATTACCAACAAAAGAAAGTTTATGATACTTTAATAAAGGCAATAGCTGATGAAAATGGTGGTTTATATTTCCTAGATGCCCCTGGTGGAACTGGCAAGACATTCCTTATGTCATTAGTTTTAGCAACTGTTCGGGCGAGATCCAATATAGCGGTTGCAGTTGCTTCTTCTGGAATAGCAGCCACATTGTTAAAAGGATGCCGTATGGCTCATTCAGCATTCAAGTTACCGTTAAATCTTCAAACTATTGAAGAACCAACGTGTAATATTGCAAAACACTCAGCAATGGCCAAAGTTTTAGCAGCATCAAAAATCATCATCTGGGACGAATGCACAATGGCGCATAAACGTGCATTAGAAGCACTTAACCGAACATTAAAAGATTAA